From the Vallicoccus soli genome, the window GAACTCGTCCTCGCCGGGCATCTCCTCCTGGTGGAGGTCGTGGTGCAGCTGGGCGGCCTGGATGAGCGTCCAGATCTGCGCCCGCAGCGTGGGCACCTTGTCCGGGTCGAGCGCCTGGACGGTGGCGTACTCGTCGAGGAGCTGCTCGAGGCGGGCCATGTCGCCGTACGAGTCCGCCCGGGCCATCGGCGGGACGAGGTGGTCGACGACGACGGCGTGCCCGCGGCGCTTGGCCTGCGTGCCCTCGCCCGGGTCGTTGACGATGAACGGGTAGACCAGCGGCAGGTCGCCCAGCACCGCGTCGGGCGCGCACTCCGCGGACAGCCCGAGGCCCTTGCCCGGCAGCCACTCCAGCGTGCCGTGCTTGCCGAGGTGCACCACCGCGTCGGCGCCGAAGGAGGCGTCGAGCCACCGGTACGCCGCGAGGTAGTGGTGCGACGGCGGCAGGTCGGGGTCGTGGTAGATCGCGACCGGGTTCTCGCCGAAGCCCCGGGGCGGTTGCACGAGCAGGACCACGTCGCCGTACACCTGCGCGGCGAGGACGATGTCGTCGCCGTCCACGTAGAGCGAGCCGGGCGGCTCGCCCCACGCCGCGACGACGGCCTCGCGCAGCGGCGCGGGCAGGGCGGCGAACCACTCCTCGTACTGCCTGAGGGGCACCCTCACGGGGTTGGCGGCGAGCTGCTCCTCCGTCAGCCACTCCACGTCGTGCCCGCCGGCGGCGATGAGCCGGTGCACGAGCTCGTCGCCGTCCTCGGGGAACCCGTCGACGCGGTAGCCCGCGCCGCGCAGCGCGCGCAGCAGCGCGACCGCCGAGGCCGGGGTGTCGAGGCCGACGGCGTTGCCGACGCGCGCGTGCTTGGTCGGGTACGAGGAGAGGACCAGCCCCAGCTTCTTGCCCGCGGCCGGCGTGCCGCGCAGCCGCGCCTGGCGCACCGCGATCCCCGCCACCCGCGCGGCGCGCTCGGGGTCGGCGACGTAGACCGGCACCCCGTCGGGCCCGGACTCCTTGAACGAGAACGGCACCCCGACGATGCGCCCGTCGAACTCCGGCACCGCGACCTGCATGGCGGCGTCCATCGGCGAGAGCGCCGCGTCGGACGCCTCCCACTGGGCGCGGGACGTGGTGAGGCACAGCCCCTGCACGACCGGCACGTCGAGCGCCCGCAGCGCGCCCGCGTCCCACGCCTCGTCGTCGCCACCCGCGCTCGCGTCGGCCGCGCGGGTGCCGCCCGCCGCGAGCACCGTCGTCACGAGCGCGTCCGCGCGGCCGAGGAGCCCGAGCAGGTCGGGCCCCACCTCGCGCAGCGACGCGCAGAAGACCGGCAGGGCGTTGGCACCCTGCGCCTCGACCGCGTCGCACAGCGCCTCGACGAACGCGGTGTTGCCGCTCAGCGCGTGCGCCCGGTAGAGCACCACGCCGACGGTCGGCCGGTCGGGCGCCTGCACCCGGTCGCCGAGGACCCCGTGCAGCGGCATCTCCCGCGGCGGGGCGAAGCCCTCCCCGGTGAGCAGCAGCGTGTCCGAGAGGAAGGCGGCGAGCTCGCGGAGGTTGTCGACGCCGCCCTCGCGCAGGTACGCGAGCACCTCGGTCGCCACGCCCGCGGGCACCGTCGAGAGCGCCATGAGCTCGGCGTCGGGGGCGGCCTCGCCGCCGAGCACGACGGCCGGGACGCCGCTCGCCAGCACCGCGTCGAGGCCGGCCTCCCAGGTGCGGCGGCCGCCGAGGAGCCGTACGACGACCGCGCTCGCCCCGCCGAGCAGCGCCGCGACCTCCTCGGGGGACGTGCGGGAGGGGTTCGCGGTGCGCCAGCCCGCGCCGCTCGAGCGGGCGGCGAGCAGCTCGGTGTCGGCGGTGGACAGGAGCACGGGCACGGCGGTCGTCACCGGCCCGATGCTAGGCCCGTGTGGCACGGTGGGCAGCGATGGCACCGACGAGCGGGCACCGGCGGCACCACGAGCGCATGGTCGCGGCGGGGGTGGTGGTGGCGGGGCTGCTGGCCGGGTGCGGCGGCGGGGACCGGGCTGCGCCCGCCCCCGCCCCCGCCCCGGCGCCGCCCGCGACAGCGACCACGAGCCCGACCACGAGCCCGACCACGAGCCCGACCACGAGCCCGACGTCCACGCCCACCGCCACCCCCACCGCCGGCGACTGCGTCGACGCCGTCCTGACCGGGCTCTCCCCCCGCGACCGGGCGGCGCAGCTGCTGCTGCTCGGCGTGCCGGCGGAGGACCCGGCGGACGGGGCGGACCTCGTGGCGCAGCGGCAGCCGGGCGGGGTGTTCCTGTTCGGGCGCAACCGGGAGCGGCTGGCCGAGGTGCGCGCCGGGGTCGACGCGCTGCGGGGCGCGGCCGAGGTGCCGCTGCTCGTGGCCGCCGACCAGGAGGGCGGGCTCGTCGAGACGCTGCGCGGGCCCGACGCCCCCGACGCGCCCACCGCGCTCGAGCAGGGCGGCTGGTCCCCCGGCGAGCTGCGCCGCGAGGCCCGCTCGTGGGGCGAGGACCTGGCCCGCGCGGGAGTCGACCTCGACCTGGCCCCCGTCGCCGACACCGTGGCCGAGGAGGACGCGGACGACAACCCGCCGATCGGCGCGTTCGACCGGCAGTACGGCGACGACCCGGAGCGCGTCGGCCGCTCGGTGGCCGCGTTCGTCGAGGGGCTGCAGGGCGCCGGCGTGCTCGCGACGCTCAAGCACTTCCCCGGGCTCGGCCGGGTCGAGGTCAACACCGACACGGGCACCGGCGCCGAGGACGGCGTGACGGACGCCGGGGACCCGTACCTCGGGCCGTTCCGCGACGGCATCGCCGCCGGCGCCGCGGCGGTCATGGTGAGCTCGGCGACGTACCCGCGGCTGGACCCCGACGACGTCGCGGCCTTCTCGCCCGAGGTCGTCACGGGGCTGCTGCGGGAGCGGCTCGGGTACGGCGGCCTCGTCGTCAGCGACGACCTCGGGCAGGCCGAGGCCGTCGCCGCCGTGCCACCCGGTGAGCGCGCCACCCGCTTCGTCGCCGCGGGCGGCGACCTCGTGCTGACCGTCGTCCCGTCCGACGCCGGGCCGATGGTGCGGGCGCTGCGCGACCGGGCCGCCGAGGACACCGCGTTCCGCGCCCGCCTCGACGAGGCCGTGCGGCACGTGCTCGAGGCCAAGCGCCGTGCGGGGCTGCTGCCCGGCTGCTGACCCCACCCCCGGCGCCCGCGGCTCAGCCCGCGGCCTCCGGCAGGTCGCGGACGCGGGGGTCGCCGGCGTCGGCGTGGTAGTCCGCCTCGGCGGTGGCGTCGTCGACGGCCCGCCCGCGCAGCGCGAGGTTGACGAGGACGGCGACGACGACGTTGAGCAGCACGGCGAGGAAGCCCGCGTACACCTGGGCGTCCGTGCCGAGGCCGAGCTCGTCGAGCCGGAACGCCGAGCCGCCGAAGTGCTCGCGCACGACGACCGGCCCGTCCGGGGTGAACGCCGTCTGCGGGACCGTCCACAGCATCCAGGCCCCCGCAACGAGCCCGGCGGCCCACCCCGCGAGGAGCGCCTGCGGGCGGAACCACGCGGTGCACAGGGCGATCCCGACCGCGGGCAGGGTCTGCAGGATGATGACGCCGCCGATGAGCTGCAGGTCGATGGAGAACTGCGGGTCGAGGGCGAGGATCGCGAGCAGCGCGCCGAGCTTGACCACGAGCGAGGCGAGCTTGCTGGAGCGGGCCTCCTGCGCCGGCGTGGCGTCCTTGTTGAGGTACTCCTTGTAGACGTTGCGGGTCCACAGGTTCGCCGCCGCGATGGACATGATCGCCGCGGGGACGAGCGCGCCGATCGCCACCGCGGCGAAGGCGAAGCCCGCGAACCAGTCCGGGAACATCTGCTCGAAGAGCAGCGGCACCACCGTGTTGGAGTCCGCGCGCGGGCCGACCGGCGTGCCGTCGACCCCGACGAGCTCGCCGGACGTCAGCGGCGTCACGCCCGCAGCGATCGCCATGTAGCCGAGCAGGGCCAGGAGGCCGAGCAGGAAGGTGTACGCGGGCAGCGCGGCCATGTTGCGCTTGATGGTGTCGCGGCTGCGGGCGGCGAGGACGCCGGTCAGCGAGTGCGGGTAGAGGAACAGCGCGAGCGCCGAGCCGAGCGCGAGGGTGGCGTACTGCAGCTGCGCCGGGCCGCCGAGGACGACGCCGTCGCCGGGGTTGGGGCTGGCCGCGAACTTCTCCTCCGCGGCCGCGAAGATGCCGTCCCACCCGCCGACCTGCGAGGGGATGTAGAGCACCGCGACGAGGATGACGACGTAGATGAGCGAGTCCTTGACGAAGGCGATGAGCGCCGGGGCGCGCAGCCCGCTGTTGTACGTGTAGGCCGCGAGCACCGCGAACGCCAGGACGATCGGCAGCTCGCCCTCGATGCCCATCGTCTTCAGCACCGCCTCGATGCCGACGAGCTGCAGGGCGATGTACGGCATCGTCGCCACGATCCCGGTCACGGCGACCGCCAGCGCGAGGGTCGGCGAGCCGGAGCGGGCGCGCACGAAGTCGGCCGGCGTGACGTACCCGTGGACGTGGCTCACCGACCAGAGCCGGATGAGGACGAGGAAGACGATCGGGTACACGACGATCGTGTACGGCACCGCGAAGAACCCGGCGGCCCCGGCGCCGAAGACGAGCGCGGGGACCGCGACGAAGGTGTACGCGGTGTAGAGGTCGCCGCCGACGAGGAACCAGGTGATCCAGCCGCCGAAGCTGCGCCCGCCGAGCCCCCACTCGTCGAGGTGCTCCATCGTGGCGGCGCGCCGCCACCGCGAGGCCAGGAACCCCATGACGGTGACGAGGAGGAAGAGCGCCAGGAAGACGGTCATCTCGCCCGCGTCGATCCCGCCCGGGTCGACCGCCTCCGCGGCCAGCAGCGGGGTCACCGCCGGTCCCCGCGGTGCGCCCGGTAGACGACGACGGTGCACGCGACGCCGACCGGGATGGCGAGCATCTGCCACCAGTAGAAGAACGGGATCCCCGCCAGCTCCGGGTCGACCCGGTTGTAGAGCGGCGGGACGAGGACGAGCGCGCACGGGACGACGAGCAGCCAGTTCAGCGGGTGCGTGTCGGACCGCCGGCGCGGCGGCGTCGGGTCGGGGGCAGCCACGGCGACCTCCATCGGTCGGGCGTCCGGTCGGTGCCGCAGCACGCTACTGCCGGTGACGAGCCGTACCGCCGCGCCGCGCCGCCTCACTCGAGCAGCGGGTGCACCACCCCGTACGCCAGCGCGCCGACGAGCGCGGCCATCGGGATCGTGAGGAACCAGGCCGCCACGATGGTCCGCGCCACCCCCCAGCGGACCGCCGAGAGCCGCCGCGTCGCACCGGCGCCCATGATCGCCGAGGTGATGGTGTGCGTCGTCGAGACCGGCGCCTCGAAGACGAAGGCCGTCGTGTAGAGCACGCCCGCGGCAGTGGACTCGGCGGCGAACCCCCGTGCCGGGTCGAGCTCGATGATCCGCCGGCCGAGGGTGCGCATGATCCGCCAGCCGCCGGCGTACGTGCCCAGGCTGATCGCCGCCGCCGCCGCGAGCACCACCCAGACCGGGATGTGGTCGGTGCTGGTCTGGTAGCCGCCCGCCACGAGCGCCAGGACGATGACGCCCATCGTCTTCTGCGCGTCCTGCAGCCCGTGCCCCAGCGCCATCGCCGCCGCGCTCACGGTCTGCGCGTAGCGGAAGCGCCGGTTGGTGCGGTGCGGGTTGGCGCGGCGGAACAGCCAGAGGATGCCGAGCATGAGGGCGAACGCGATCCCGAAGCCGACCAGAGGCGACACCACCATCGGCACGACGACCTTGTCCACGACGTGCGCCCAGCTCACGTCCGTCGACGAGGCCAGGCCGGCCCCCACGAGCCCGCCGATGAGCGCGTGGGACGAGGACGACGGCAGGCCGAACCACCAGGTGACGAGGTTCCAGGTGATGGCCCCGAGCAGCGCGGCCATCACCACGACCATGCCGGGGACCCCGACCTCGATGTCGAGGATCTCGCCGATGGTGCGCGCGACCCCCTGCCCCAGGAACGCCCCCACGAAGTTCATCACCGCGGCCATGAGCAGCGCGGCGCCCGGCGTGAGCGCCCGGGTGGACACCGAGGTGGCGATGGCGTTCGCGGCGTCGTGGAAGCCGTTGGTGTAGTCGAACCCCAGCGCGACGACGACCACGCAGACGACGATGACGAGCTCCACCGTCACGACTCCTTGACGGCGATCGACTCCACCGTGTGGGCCACGCGCTCGAACGCGTCGGCGCAGTCCTCCAGCTCCTCGACGACGTCCTTGAGCTTGAGCAGCTCGATGGCGTCGTACATGCCGCTGAACAGGGTGGCCATGAGACGCCGGTACGACTGGTCGGCCTCGTTCTCCAGGCGGTTGACCTCGATCCAGTACTCGCTGAGGTCCCCCGGCGAGCGCAGCCGCCCCATCGCCTCCGCGGTGACGTACGCCGCCCGCTCCAGCAGGTCGACCTGCTGGCTCACCTCCGGCGGCAGCTCGCGCGGTCGGTAGAGCACGACGAGGTCGGCGGCTGCGTCCATGTGGTCCATGACGTCGTCGAGCCGGCTCGCCAGGTCGTAGATGTCGGAGCGGTCGAACGGCGTGACGAACGTCGAGTTCACCGCCCGCAGGATCTCGTGCGTGACCTCGTCCCCGGCGTGCTCCGCCGCGCGCATCTCCTGCGCGATCGCCGGCCGGTCGTCGGGCGCCGCCGCGACGAGGCGGCACAGCAGCCTCGCCCCGGTCACGTGCGTCTGCGCCGAGCGGGCGAACAGGTCGTAGAACCGGTCGTCCCGCGGGGTGAACCGCCCCAGGAGCCTCGCCACGTGCACCACCTCCGGGCGGCGCACTACCCCGCAGGCGCGCCACCACCCGTCCACCGGTCCGTCACCTGGCGTACGGCCGCCGTCCTCCCCCGCGCCACCGGGCGCCCGGCCCCTGGGCCGCGCCCGCCGCGAGGGGCAGGATGGGCCCGTGCCGCCGTTCCCGGACCCCACCGGCCCGCCCGCCCCGCGGGCGCAGGTCCTGCTCGGCTACCTCGACTACTTCCGCGGGGTCCTCGCCGAGAAGGTCGCCGACCTGCCGGAGGAGGACGCCCGCACGAGCCGGCTGCCCTCCGGCTGGAGCCCCCTGGAGCTCGTGCACCACCTGGTCCACGTGGAGCGGCGCTGGCTCGACTGGGGCTTCGAGGGCCGCGACGTCGGGGACCCCTGGGCCGACCGGCGCGACGGGCGGTGGCACGTGCCCGAGGCCCTGTCGGGCGCGGACGTGCTCGCGCTGCTCGAGGAGCGCGGCCGCCTCACCCGCGCCGTCGTGGAGCGGCACGCGCTCGACGAGGTCGGCGCGCCGAGCGGGCGCTGGGAGGGCGCCGACCCGCCCGCGCTGGAGCGCGTCCTGCTCCACCTGCTGCAGGAGCACGCGCGCCACGCGGGCCACCTCGACGTCGTGCGCGAGCTCGTCGACGGGCGCACCGGCGAGGACGGCTAGGGACGTGGCCGACCGGGACCCCGTCCTCGCCGGGCTCGCCGCCGCGCAGCTCGCCGCCGGGCTCGCCGGGCTCGTCGTGTCCTGGCGGCGCCGGCTGCCGTACGACGTGGGCGCCGGCCGGCTCGAGGTGGGCCGCGGCGACCCGCGCCACGTGGTCCGCGGGTCGCTGCTCGTGGGGAGCGCGCTGGCCGCGCCCGTGCCGGTGCTCGCCGTGCAGGCCGCGCTCACCGCGGCGGTCGCCGTGGACGGGCGGGGCCGCCGGGCCCTGGGGCTGCTCGCGCTGTCGCTGGTGCCCGGCTACCTCGAGGAGCGCCGGGCGCGGCAGCGCCTCGCGCCCGGCGGCGCGGACCGCGTGGAGTCGCCGCTGGTCGCCGCGGGGCTCGTGCTCGCCGCCGCCGTCGCCGCCCGCGCCCTGCGCTGAGCGCTGGGCGCTGAGCGCTGGGCGGGCGGCCGTACCGCGCCGTCGGACGAGCAGGAGGGCGTCGGTCGCGTCAGCGGCGTCAGCCGCGTCCGTCGCGCCGGAACGCGTCGCGCAGCCGCTGCAGACCCCGGCGCCACCCGGTCGCACCGCGGAAGCGCGGGCAGGAGCAGACGTGGCAGAGCGTGCCGGTACGGCCCTCGACGGCGGCTCCGCCGGGGCGGCCGTGGCCCCCGCGGACGTGGCCGCAGACGCAGGTGTCGTACAGGGCGGTGCCGCTCGGCGCGGCGGGGTCGGTGTCCGGCATCCGCCCCTGTTGCCCCGCGGGGAGCCGGCCACGCCCCGTGGCGCGCGACCGGTCAAGCGCGCCACGGGTTGGTCGAGGCGGGTGTGAGGGCGCGGGCGAGCGGGGAGCAGGGAGCGGCACCCCACGACCCCGACCACCGGAGGACCCGCATGGCCACCCAGACCCTGTCCCGCTCCCTGCACGACGTCGGCCTCGCCGCCTGGTTCGGCGGCACCCTCGCCAACGCCGTCGCCCTCAACCCCGCCTCGGCGACCGCCTCGGCCGACCACGAGAGCGGCCGCGTCGCCAACACCGGCTGGGACCGCTGGACGCCCGTCAACGCGGCCGCGATCGGCGCGCACCTCGTCGGCAGCCTCGGTCAGCTCGCCGGCAACAGCGAGCGCGTGAAGGCCCAGCAGGGCGTCGCGACCATGTCGCTCGTCAAGACCGCCCTCACCGCCGCGGCGCTCGGCGTCACCGGCTACAGCCGCCTGCTCGGGCGCAAGGTCTCCGAGCACCGCGACGTGCCCGTGAGCTCGGCCACCGAGCCGACGCACGGCACCCCGCGCGAGGTGGCGCAGGCGCAGGCGCGGCTCAAGACCCTGCAGTGGGCGGTCCCCGCGCTGACCGGCGCGCTCGTCGTGGTGTCGGCGTACGCCGGCGAGCAGCAGCGGGCCAGCGCGGTCCAGAAGGGCATCGCGGCGCGGCTCACGCCCGGCCTCTGACCGGTCGGTCCCCGACCGGCCGCGTCCAGGCGGGGGGCGCCCCGGGCGGCACGAACGCCAGCCCGGGCGGCGCCCCCCGCTCGACGAGCCGGCGCAGCGCGTCGAGGTCGAGGTGGTCGGCGACGAGGTCGCCGAGCGCGTCGAGCCGCCGCTCGCGCAGCAGCGCGAAGGAGGTGCCGGGCGCCGGCACGAAGCGCCGCCCGCTCGTCGCGGCGACGTCGCGCAGGAACGCGCGGCGGAAGCCGTCGTTCTCGAAGGCGCCGTGCCAGGTCGTCCCCTGCACCGGCCCGGCGGCGCAGCCGTCGAGGAAGGGCTCCCCGCCCTCGACCTCGGCGCGGCCGTGGTGGATCTCGTAGGCGACCACCCGCTCGCCGTACGCGCTGCCCTCCGGGCGGCCCAGCACCTTGTCGGCGCCGAAGCGCACCCGCACGGGCAGCAGCCCGAGGCCCTCGACCCGCCCGGCGCGGCTCTCCACGTCGTCGACGACCTCGCGGGCGAGCATCTGGTAGCCGCCGCAGATGCCCAGCACCCGCCGCCCCTGCGCGGCGCGCCGCAGGACGGCGTCGGCCAGCCCCTCCCGGCGCAGCCACGCCAGGTCCTCCACCGTCGCGCGGGTCCCCGGCAGCACGACGAGGTCGGCGTCGGCGAGCTGCTCCGGGCGGGTGGCCAGCGTGACCGCGACGCCCGGCTCGGCCGCGAGCGCGTCGACGTCGGTGACGTTGCTCAGGCGCGGCAGGCGCACGACGGCGACGCGCAGCACGTCCTCGCCCACGGGAGGCCCGGCCGGCGAGGACGGGCGCGAGGCCAGGTCGAGGGAGTCCTCGACGTCGAGCCACAGCCCCTCGACCCACGGCAGCGTCCCCAGCACCGGGCGGCCGGTGACGGCCTCGAGCTGGCGCAGCCCCGGCGCGAGCAGGCGCTCGTCGCCGCGGAACTTGTTGACGACGAACCCGCTCACGAGCGCCTGGTCCTGCGCGTCGAGCAGGGCGACGGTGCCGTGCATCGCCGCGAAGACGCCGCCGCGGTCGATGTCGCCGACGACGACCACCGGCAGCGAGGCCGCCCGCGCGAGCCCCATGTTGGCGATGTCCGTGGCCCGCAGGTTGATCTCGGTCGGGCTGCCCGCCCCCTCGCACACCACGACGTCGTAGCGCGAGCGCAGGTCCGCCAGGCTGTCGAGCACCACCTCCATGAGGCGCTGCTTGACCGCCCGGTACGACAGCGCGCTCACCTCCCCGTCGGGGCGCCCCAGCACGACCACCTGCGAGGTGCGGTCGCCGCCGGGCTTGAGGAGCACGGGGTTCATCACCGCCTCGGGCTCGACGCCGGCGGCCTGCGCCTGCATCGCCTGCGCCCGCCCGATCTCGGCGCCGTCGCGGGTGACCATCGAGTTGAGCGACATGTTCTGGGCCTTGAAGGGCGCCACCCGCACGCCCTCGCGGGCGAGCCAGCGGCAGATGCCCGCGGTGACGACGCTCTTGCCGGCGTCCGACGTCGTCCCGGCCACGAGCAGGGCGCCCCTCACCGCCGGCCCCCCGCGGCGGCCGCCGCGACGAGCACGGCGGCGGCGCTGACGGCGCGGGCCAGCCGCACCGCCCGGCGCACCGCCGCCGGGTCCGGCGGGGGGCCGTCCCCGAGCCGCCCGCGCACCTCGACCCGGCCGCCGTAGTCGTTCGCGCCGCCCAGCCCGACGCCGAGCGCGCCGGCGAACGCCGCCTCGCAGCGCCCCGCGTTGGGGCTGGGGTGGTCCGCCCCGTCGCGCCACCACGTCCGTACGGCCGCCCCCGGCGAGCCCCCGACGAGCGGCGCGGCGAGGGCGGTGAGGGCGGCGGTGAGCCGGGCGGGCAGCCACCCCAGGACGTCGTCGGCGCGCGCCGCGGCCCAGCCGAAGCGCTCGTACCGGGCGCTGCGGTGCCCGACCATCGCGTCGAGCGTGTTGGCCGCCCGGAACGCGAGCAGGCCCGGCACGCCGAGGGCTGCGCCCCAGACGAGCGCACCGGTCACCGCGTCGGAGGTGTTCTCGGCGAGCGACTCCACGGTGGCGCGCCCCAGCTCCGGCGGGTCGAGGCGCGACGGGTCGCGACCGCACAGGTGCGGCAGCCGGGCGCGCGCCCCCGGGACGTCCCCGGCCTCGAGGAGCGCGGCCATCGCCGCCCCCTCGCGCGCCAGCGACGTGCCGCCGAGCACCACCCAGGTAGCCACCGCCACCGCCGCGGCCTCGGCGACCGGGCCGCGCCGGCGCGCCGCGCGCTCGAGCGCCGCGCCGAGCGCGGCGCAGCCCCCGGTGACCACGAGCGCGTACGCGGCCCCCCGCGCGCGCGAGTCGGCCCACGCGGCCCGCTCGAGCGCCCCCGCCGCCCGGCCGAGCAGCGCGACGGGGTGCCCCCGGCGGGGGTCGCCCAGCACGGCGTCGGCGGCCGCGCCGGCGAGCAGGCCCGCGGCGCGGGGCAGGCGGGGCGCGGGCATGGTCCTCCGGGGTCGGGCGGGGTCGGGCGGGGCGGGGCCGGGCGGGGCGTCGGGCGGGGGTCGGGGCGCGAGGCTACCGCCGGCCGGGCCCTAGGGTGGTGCGGTGCAGCGCCCCAGCGCCGGCGGCCCGAGCGCGGGCGCGCCGGGTCCCCTCGCGGCGGTCCACCGCCTCGCCCTCCAGACCTTCCGCGTGCTGCCGCCGCGGGTCCGCTTCGCCATCGTGCGGCGCACCACGCCGCAGTTCACGGTGGGCACGGTCGTGGCCCTGCAGCGCGGCGACGAGATCCTCGTGCTCCGCCAGCGCCACCACCACGGCTGGACGCTGCCGGGCGGGCTCCTCGACCGGGGCGAGACCCCCCGCGAGGCGCTCGTGCGCGAGCTCGACGAGGAGCTCGCGCTGCGCCTCGACGTGCCCGAGGACCCGACGGCGGTCGTCTTCCAGCCCCGCTTCCGGCACATCGACGCGGTGTTCCACCTGCACCTGCCCGAGGACGCCCGGCCGCGCCTCGAGCCGGACGGCACCGAGGTGCTCGACGTGGCCTGGCGCAGGGCCGACGACCCGGCGATCGCCGAGGTCGCGCTCGTGGCGCTGCGCCGGGTCCCGGGGCTGCCGGGGCTGACCGCCGCCGGATGAGCGGGCTCGCGGGGGTGGTGCTCGCCGCCGGGCTCGGCACCCGGCTGCGCCCGCTGACGGCCGTGCGGCCCAAGCCGCTGTGCCCGCTCGGGTCGACGACGCTGCTCGACGCGGCCCTGGCCCGGGTCGCCCCGCACGTCGTCCGCAGC encodes:
- a CDS encoding cobyric acid synthase, with the translated sequence MRGALLVAGTTSDAGKSVVTAGICRWLAREGVRVAPFKAQNMSLNSMVTRDGAEIGRAQAMQAQAAGVEPEAVMNPVLLKPGGDRTSQVVVLGRPDGEVSALSYRAVKQRLMEVVLDSLADLRSRYDVVVCEGAGSPTEINLRATDIANMGLARAASLPVVVVGDIDRGGVFAAMHGTVALLDAQDQALVSGFVVNKFRGDERLLAPGLRQLEAVTGRPVLGTLPWVEGLWLDVEDSLDLASRPSSPAGPPVGEDVLRVAVVRLPRLSNVTDVDALAAEPGVAVTLATRPEQLADADLVVLPGTRATVEDLAWLRREGLADAVLRRAAQGRRVLGICGGYQMLAREVVDDVESRAGRVEGLGLLPVRVRFGADKVLGRPEGSAYGERVVAYEIHHGRAEVEGGEPFLDGCAAGPVQGTTWHGAFENDGFRRAFLRDVAATSGRRFVPAPGTSFALLRERRLDALGDLVADHLDLDALRRLVERGAPPGLAFVPPGAPPAWTRPVGDRPVRGRA
- a CDS encoding cobalamin biosynthesis protein, which encodes MPAPRLPRAAGLLAGAAADAVLGDPRRGHPVALLGRAAGALERAAWADSRARGAAYALVVTGGCAALGAALERAARRRGPVAEAAAVAVATWVVLGGTSLAREGAAMAALLEAGDVPGARARLPHLCGRDPSRLDPPELGRATVESLAENTSDAVTGALVWGAALGVPGLLAFRAANTLDAMVGHRSARYERFGWAAARADDVLGWLPARLTAALTALAAPLVGGSPGAAVRTWWRDGADHPSPNAGRCEAAFAGALGVGLGGANDYGGRVEVRGRLGDGPPPDPAAVRRAVRLARAVSAAAVLVAAAAAGGRR
- a CDS encoding NUDIX hydrolase, with the protein product MQRPSAGGPSAGAPGPLAAVHRLALQTFRVLPPRVRFAIVRRTTPQFTVGTVVALQRGDEILVLRQRHHHGWTLPGGLLDRGETPREALVRELDEELALRLDVPEDPTAVVFQPRFRHIDAVFHLHLPEDARPRLEPDGTEVLDVAWRRADDPAIAEVALVALRRVPGLPGLTAAG